In the Zingiber officinale cultivar Zhangliang chromosome 5A, Zo_v1.1, whole genome shotgun sequence genome, GGGAATCCAAtgcatcaaaaaaaaaaacaaagataaatgatttaaaaagagaataaAAGAAAGCAAAAGTAAATAACAACAGACAATCAAAAGAGATGAAAATCCTACTATCAACAATGATGCCCAGAAATTTAAGCTTATAACAGTGGACTAAGTATGCTTCTATGACGCAGACAAAGAAGCTCaggtcaaacaaatgcatccctTACAACATTTAGTTTAGACTAATAAATATCCCAAAGAAATAACAGAACTTTTTTTTGTCAACAATAATGCTTAAATTTgcataaacaataaaaaaaaccaTTCAAGCGCTTCTGAGTAACCTACTTAGCATAGGAGACAAGTTATACAAAATAGAAGCTCACTAAAATATTTAGCAAATCAGGAAAAGACACAGTAGATCAAAACTTATTGAGGCTCTATCCTATACATTTAATCTTACGTTTCTCAAATGTGCCGCATCCCTTGACTGTTTGTCATGTCTAATAAGGTCTATTATTAGCTTGTAATAACCCTTCTATGCATGATATGATTGTTATGATCTCCAAACCAATCAAATAATATTCAGCAGCCACTAGCAAATCCCTATAACCAGAGGTTGATGTCTATTGttagaaaaaacaaaaacaaaaaaaaaaaatagcagcccggtgcatgaagctcccgctatgcggggtctcggggaaggatccattgtacacggCCTTACTTGCAAAAAGCGAGAGGCTGTTTCTAggatttgaacccatgaccttttggtcacaaagcaacaactttactatTGCGCCAAGCCTCCCTTCattgttagaaaaaaaaatgaggaaaAAAAATGCAGAGAATCATAACAAGAGAAAGAAGATAATATTGACCAGTATTACTGTCTCTCTTTTATTTTATCTCCAAGTGATTGCTAAACACAAAGGATCAGAAACAAACAAAGAAACTGTTTGCCTACTTAAATATaagttaaatttcaaaaaatcaaaaatataaaGAATTTCACTAAATAGAAACATTACAGCATCACATACATGATGGCAACCTGTAGTAGCTCATGAATCAGAAATGAATAAAAACTTCATGGATACCTGCAAATAGAAAGACAAAATAGTAGTTAACTTGTCGATGCTTAAATTatcacaaaaataaaattaaaattttccaattAGACAAAAAAAACTATAAGGTATTTGTTCTAGCTCCCCCAATAATAATTCAAATGATCTTTTGATACAACGTCGAGGTTATACAGTAGGTTTAGTTATTTTTAAACATATGTGATAGATTCGTAAAAGTTTTAAAGTATATAAAAAACATAGCAATTGacccataataaaaaaaataagggaaaaaAACTCTTTTTTTCAGCATTGAGCTAATAGGAGAGAATGAGCGGTACCGAAATGGGGATAGGAACGAAGTAGTAGTCGGCGCTGGTGTTGTCCGCGCCAATCAACGGCGAGTCGTCGAGATTGGAGCTCTCGGCCTTCTCCTCCATCTCCTCGCCGTCCACCCCCATTCTGTCTCCCTCGACGCAGGCGGTGCCCAGGGCGAGGCCATGACTCTTCTGGCCGTCAGCTTCAGCTTTGGTGCCGCCGCCTTTTTGCCGTCCCATGGAagtgaagagagagagagagagagactccTCGGCAGCAGGGTTCAGTTTGGAAAGCAAGTGGGATAGCTTCGCCCCCACCTCTTGGTATTCGACCTGCGCCGCCTTCTCGCAGCGGCCGAACTGATCCTCCGCTGCGATCTCGAGTTTGCTTATAGGGTTTAGTCCTTCGACCGGGTCAACGGATACTTAACCCGGCCCGGCCCGGCCCGGGTCCGGACCCGAACCATATTTATTACACTGAAAGCGGCACTCCGACCAGACCACGACACAACGATCGGAAATTCGGAATGGCGACGACGACGGGCGGAACGGCGACGGCGATTCCGATCGGCTACCGTTTCCTCCCCACAGATAAAGAGCTCATTGTCGACTATCTTGCTAATAAAGTAGCTGGAAAGCCGGTGCCGTCCACGGCGGTCGTCGAAGCCGACGTCTACGGCACCGAACCGTGGAATCTTTTGAGGAATGGCGACCAAGAAGGCTACTTTTTCGCCAAGAGAAAGCGCAAGAACGCTGTCGGAACCAGGGTGGATCGAAGGGCTGGAACAGGGACTTGGACCCTGTACAGCAAGAAAGAAGAATCTGTGACCACGCTAGATGCCGAAGGACGGGAGATCGCCGTGGGTTGCAAGAGCAACTTGTCTTTCAACGACGGCAAGAGCAAATATTCAGGTTGGACATTGCACGAATACGAACTTCTCTCCGTCGCCGGCGTCTTCCAGACCCAAGTACTCTGCCATATCAAGAACCGGGCTGGCAAGATGAAGAAGCGATCGGCCGCTGACATTCCGACGACGCGACCGCATGAGTCCGCTCTGTCTCCTGAATGCACTACACAGACGCCGCCCAAGAGATCGTACGAGGCCGTTAACTTTCCATCTGCTCTGTTTCCTGAATGCACTGCACAGCCGCCGCCCAAGAGATCGCAGCCGCATGAGGCCGCTCTGTTTACTGAATGCACCGAACAGCCACCGGCGAAGAGGGTGTGTAATTGGCAGCTGCCAATGTTTCTTGAACCGTCTCCTTCTTCTTGTGATGAGGATCAGGCGTTCTGCGCCCAGCTTCTTGCCTCGTTGGTTCAACTTGAGGAAGGAAATGAAGGCAGCAACTTCCAGATGTTCTGCACCCAGCAGTTTCTTGCCCCGTTGGTTCAGCTTGATGAAGAAAACGAATGGAGTGACTTCCTGTCTCCTTGGGTGCAGCTTGGACAAGGGAGTGATGTTTTTGGCAGCGAAGACCTGGATCAAATTTTGTTGGGCGATGAATTTGATCTCTGATGATGCATCTGATGtgtattagttaaaaaaaaaaaactctttttttGTTTATGATTGTATATTGGGATTCAGGGATTGATGATACATCTGATGTACATTAGctaaaaaatatctttttttttattacttttttatAATTGTGTATTGGGAGCCTTCAACTGATCATATTAAATTTCCTCATTTTACATTTACGGGATGCTCAATCTCTTCAACTTTCTCTTTTAGCACAGTTATAACTATATAGATAAAATATGACAAAAAAGTAAGATGCTTAGAAGTACAATCAGCAAATTTAGATAATCACTGGTCACCACATCAGAATATCCATACATTTGTTCCAACTATTTCTTTTGCCATGTCAGCCATTTGAGAGCATTCCACCTGCACATCAGATTTAACACAGGAGTGTGTCCTCCAAATGTTGACCACAACTAGTTGGGAATCACTTTTTGTTGTTACGTGTTCCAAACAAAACATTGTATTCTAAGTGTTGTTTAGGAACTAGCTAACCTGGTTCATGGAAAGACACAAGAAGACAAAGGAGGGTACTTAAAACTCCAGAGTCAGAAAGCATTAGAAACAAACAAAgaaattgtaggaccgttagattcgatagaggggtgaatatcgattcgaaaatctcgagttaaaacgcagcagaaaagtaaggaagtaaagagatgaacacggttgatttttacttcgttcggagcctgtgacgactcctactcgaaggcccgtactccttgagtactttcgttgggcaattcactagcaattcggataattacaatttacgtacaaatattgctaatgaaagaaaaacaaagctataccgacaaataatgaattaacagaagaccggagtgagtcgtcggagctttgtgaacgtcgttggagcgcagagtagcagagtgattgaactcagagttctcagaaaacagatatcttgaagctcctgtctggggcttcttttatatgctgctccgggcgcctggatcccttccgggcgcctggaatgtgacgtaacactcccaaccagcatgctccaagtgtcaacgcctggatccttccaggcgcccggacttccgggcgcccggacttccgggcgcccggacttccgggcgcccagaccctcactgttccctacctgcaaaacagtgttagtcctgttaggaccaaaagtagctagagggggggtgaatagctcgtcgcgttcgctcggtgctcggcgttgcttgttccttcaaagatgtgcagcggaaaatacagaaacaaatacaacaacgctaacacggttggttttacttggtatccacctcacaagaggtgactagtccaaggatccacaccacgcacgcaccctccactatgaaaacactccttttcggtaactaccgagggcggagaagccctacaagactctccgtgcaagaagaaaggaaagggaaacaaaatacaagcgcaaagcttacaatgagtacagaaaaccctaaccctaggttatcttcttgcctttgatccgcctcttgacttggaaagcttccaagatccttcaagaactggcgatctgatctttgagagcgctgtggaggagttggcgagagctctggagtgaatcggagaagagatgccgcagctataaacgacgccaacggtcggatcccgatcgattcgaatgttcccaatcgatcggggaggctttggatcgatccacggatcgatccagagcgcctctgtgctctggaaacacgcctggatcgatccacggatcgatccagcgcttatcgcgcgaagcagccgcgtcccaatcgatccactgatcgattgggacctctggatcgatccacggatcgatccagaagctctctgttcgctgggacaggtctggatcgatccactgatcgatccagcacttgatttttgtccaaaaccaagtcccaaacctcccaaaccaacatccggtcaaccttgacctgttggtatgtcatgcctagcatctagtcactcccttgacctgctaggactcccttaccaagtgtccggtcaatccctttgacccacttggacttttctctgtgccaagtatccggtcaatccctttgacctacttggacttttctttcatgccaagtatccagtcaatcctttgac is a window encoding:
- the LOC121982633 gene encoding NAC transcription factor 32-like is translated as MATTTGGTATAIPIGYRFLPTDKELIVDYLANKVAGKPVPSTAVVEADVYGTEPWNLLRNGDQEGYFFAKRKRKNAVGTRVDRRAGTGTWTLYSKKEESVTTLDAEGREIAVGCKSNLSFNDGKSKYSGWTLHEYELLSVAGVFQTQVLCHIKNRAGKMKKRSAADIPTTRPHESALSPECTTQTPPKRSYEAVNFPSALFPECTAQPPPKRSQPHEAALFTECTEQPPAKRVCNWQLPMFLEPSPSSCDEDQAFCAQLLASLVQLEEGNEGSNFQMFCTQQFLAPLVQLDEENEWSDFLSPWVQLGQGSDVFGSEDLDQILLGDEFDL